A DNA window from Pseudomonas tohonis contains the following coding sequences:
- a CDS encoding TlpA disulfide reductase family protein → MNSLQLGPLAISSAQALFYLGFFAALACGWWQGRRRGGNPEPVLFAMLLAGVLAARLAFVALYFAEYRSEPWRMLDIRDGGFLLLPGLAMAALVGFLHARRQPAVRRPLGIALLVGALLWGGGSAVIAALERGRQLPEVALTDLAGRPVDLRERDGRPLVVNLWATWCPPCRREMPALQAAQKARPDLRFVLVNQGENREQVQRFLREQGLDVQDVLIDGSNRFGALTGSYGLPTTLFYDRQGRLLKSHMGELSSASLSRALEDLAGK, encoded by the coding sequence ATGAACAGCCTGCAACTCGGCCCCCTGGCCATTTCCTCCGCACAAGCCCTGTTCTACCTGGGCTTCTTTGCCGCGCTCGCCTGCGGCTGGTGGCAGGGCCGCCGACGCGGAGGCAATCCCGAGCCCGTGCTGTTCGCCATGCTCTTGGCCGGCGTGCTGGCGGCGCGACTCGCCTTCGTCGCCCTCTACTTCGCCGAGTACCGCAGCGAACCCTGGCGCATGCTGGACATCCGCGATGGCGGCTTCCTGTTGCTTCCCGGGCTGGCGATGGCAGCGCTGGTGGGGTTCCTGCATGCCCGCCGCCAGCCGGCCGTGCGGCGCCCGCTGGGCATCGCGCTGCTGGTGGGCGCCCTGCTCTGGGGCGGCGGCAGCGCGGTGATCGCGGCACTGGAGCGTGGCCGGCAACTGCCGGAGGTGGCGCTGACCGACCTGGCGGGCAGGCCCGTCGACCTGCGCGAACGGGATGGACGCCCGCTGGTGGTCAACCTCTGGGCCACCTGGTGCCCGCCCTGCCGACGCGAGATGCCGGCCCTGCAGGCGGCCCAGAAGGCCCGGCCCGACCTGCGCTTCGTGCTGGTCAACCAGGGCGAGAACCGCGAGCAGGTGCAACGCTTCCTGCGGGAGCAGGGCCTGGACGTGCAGGACGTACTGATCGACGGCAGCAACCGCTTCGGCGCCCTGACCGGCTCCTACGGCCTGCCGACCACGCTGTTCTATGACCGCCAGGGGCGCCTGCTCAAGAGCCACATGGGCGAGCTGTCCAGCGCCAGCCTGAGCCGGGCGCTCGAGGACCTGGCCGGAAAGTGA
- a CDS encoding methyl-accepting chemotaxis protein: MGEALSTMVAHIRSSAQQVGSRSQVLSGLSSGAYEGMEQQSGEISSMAGAVEEFSATSLNIADNMRATERLASDNAQQTRIGQSSMGEASAALEQISTALNGTAEVINTLGQRSQEIGGIVGVITAIADQTNLLALNAAIEAARAGEQGRGFAVVADEVRNLAARTREATTEISSMIGSIQDETASAISTMEHGKALMQDGLARNAKVAAALAQIAQQSSAAGEQFAAITTATQEQSSTATLLSSNLQSIALANSEQREVVANLAQTAQELDRLAEELRQEVGRFR, from the coding sequence ATGGGCGAGGCGCTGTCGACCATGGTGGCGCACATCCGCAGCTCGGCGCAGCAGGTCGGCAGCCGTTCCCAGGTGCTGTCCGGGCTCTCCAGCGGTGCCTATGAAGGCATGGAGCAGCAATCCGGCGAGATCAGCAGCATGGCCGGTGCGGTGGAGGAATTCAGCGCCACCTCGCTGAACATCGCCGACAACATGCGCGCCACCGAGCGCCTGGCCAGTGACAACGCCCAGCAGACCCGCATCGGCCAGAGCTCGATGGGCGAGGCCTCGGCGGCGCTGGAACAGATATCCACAGCCCTAAACGGCACCGCCGAGGTGATCAACACCCTCGGCCAGCGCTCCCAGGAGATCGGCGGCATCGTCGGCGTGATCACCGCCATCGCCGACCAGACCAACCTCCTGGCGCTCAACGCCGCCATCGAGGCGGCCCGGGCCGGTGAGCAGGGCCGTGGTTTCGCCGTGGTGGCGGACGAGGTGCGCAACCTGGCCGCCCGCACCCGCGAGGCGACCACCGAGATCTCCAGCATGATCGGCAGCATCCAGGACGAGACGGCCAGCGCCATCAGCACCATGGAGCACGGCAAGGCTTTGATGCAGGACGGCCTCGCGCGCAACGCCAAGGTCGCCGCTGCCCTGGCGCAGATCGCCCAGCAGAGCAGCGCCGCCGGCGAGCAGTTCGCCGCCATCACCACCGCCACCCAGGAGCAGAGCAGCACCGCGACCCTGCTCAGCAGCAACCTGCAGAGCATCGCCCTGGCCAACAGCGAGCAGCGCGAGGTGGTCGCCAACCTGGCGCAGACCGCCCAGGAGCTGGATCGCCTGGCCGAGGAGCTGCGCCAGGAAGTGGGGCGCTTCCGCTAG
- a CDS encoding LysR substrate-binding domain-containing protein, whose amino-acid sequence MTRRLPPLYALRAFEAAARHASFTRAAEELAITQSAVSRHIRTLEEHFACRLFERKGRNLQLTEPARMILPGLREGFDSLERACATLRVDDSILCLKAPSTLTMRWLLARLSRFRLQNPDVEVQLTSAWMDVDKVDFNHEPFDCAVLLSSGGFSDEWESVELFAEWLIPVSAASAAADGPWDLARLKQAELLHPTPDRRDWRRWLQAMGLEQDIPLKGGQVFDTLELGIVAATRGYGVSIGDLVMVAEDVEQGRIGLPWPTAVPSGDSYHLVWPKVRSGQDRLRRLRDYLLAEVAAMRLPAVEFKR is encoded by the coding sequence ATGACGCGCCGCCTGCCACCGCTCTATGCCCTGCGTGCCTTCGAAGCTGCGGCGCGCCACGCCTCCTTCACCCGTGCCGCCGAGGAGCTGGCCATCACCCAGAGCGCGGTGAGCCGGCACATCCGGACCCTGGAGGAGCACTTCGCCTGCCGCCTGTTCGAGCGCAAGGGGCGCAACCTGCAGCTCACCGAGCCGGCACGGATGATCCTGCCCGGCCTGCGCGAGGGCTTCGATTCCCTGGAGCGTGCCTGCGCCACTCTGCGGGTCGACGACAGCATCCTCTGCCTCAAGGCACCCTCGACCCTGACCATGCGCTGGCTGCTCGCCCGGCTGTCGCGCTTCCGCCTGCAGAACCCGGACGTGGAGGTGCAGCTGACCAGTGCCTGGATGGACGTCGACAAGGTCGACTTCAACCACGAGCCCTTCGACTGCGCGGTGTTGCTGAGCAGCGGCGGCTTCAGCGACGAGTGGGAAAGCGTCGAGCTGTTTGCCGAGTGGCTGATCCCGGTGAGCGCGGCCTCGGCCGCCGCCGACGGGCCCTGGGACCTGGCACGGCTGAAGCAGGCCGAGTTGCTGCACCCGACGCCGGACCGGCGTGACTGGCGGCGCTGGCTGCAGGCGATGGGGCTGGAGCAGGACATCCCGCTCAAGGGCGGGCAGGTGTTCGACACCCTGGAGTTGGGCATCGTCGCCGCCACGCGGGGTTACGGCGTCTCCATCGGCGACCTGGTGATGGTCGCCGAGGATGTGGAGCAGGGCCGCATCGGCCTGCCTTGGCCCACGGCGGTGCCCAGTGGCGACAGCTACCACCTGGTCTGGCCGAAGGTACGCAGCGGCCAGGACCGCCTGCGTCGCCTGCGCGACTACCTGCTGGCCGAGGTGGCGGCCATGCGCCTGCCGGCGGTGGAATTCAAACGCTAG